In Labilithrix sp., the DNA window GGACGACGGCGCCGCGTCGCAGGAGGCGGCGCAGATCGCGGACACGCAGTCGATCGTGCAGCGGCCCGATGGGCTCTTCGACGTCGTCTGCCTCGACGGCCGGCGTGAGGTCGCGAACCAGGACGAGATCCTCGCGAACACCGTCTGCGCGCCCACGTCGGGCTCGTCGGTCCGTGCGATCGCGCTCTCGGGCGGCGACGGACACGCCTGCGCGCTCGGCAGCGACGCGCGCGTGACCTGCTGGGGCTCGGACCTCTACGGCCAGACGGAGGTGCCCGCGAACCTGAAGGCGAAGGCCGTCGCCGCCGGCGGGATCTTCTCTTGCGCGATTCGTCTCGACGGATCGATCACCTGCTGGGGCGGCGGCTCGGTCGGGCAGCTCGACGCGCCGGCCGGTCGCTTCACCACGCTGACGGCGGGTGGGGCCTTCGCGTGCGCCATTCGCGAGAGCGGCGAGCTCGCGTGCTGGGGATACGACGGGGTCGAGCAGACGAACGCTCCGCCCGGACGTTTCACCGCCGTCGACGCGCGTCAGCTCCACGCCTGCGCGCGCTCGGAGCAGGGCCGGATCGAGTGCTGGGGCGACGAGCTCGTCGACATCCCCGCGCTCGCGGGCAGCTTCGTCGACCACGCGGTCGCGACCGTCGGCACGTGCGGCCTGACGAGGGAGCAGGCGATCTCCTGCGTCGCCGCGCCGGGCTACACCCTCGCGCAGCAGGTGCCCGCGGGGCGCTTCTCGAAGATCGCGGGCGGCGCGGCGCACGCCTGTGCGCTCGCCTCCGACGGCAGGATCGAGTGCTGGGGCGGAAACAACGGGCTCGGCGAGCTCGACGTGCCGGCGGGCCGGTTCGCGGACCTGACGACCGGTCTCCAGTTCTCTTGCGGGCTCAGGGCGTCGGGCAAGGTCGTGTGCTGGGGCAGCATCGGCAACATGCCGACTCCGTTCCCGGAGTGAAGGCGGCGCTCACTCGCAGCCTCCCGACTCGCGGTACGTCACCTCCTTCATCGTCGCCGTGAACGTGCCGCCGAGATCGCCGTGCGCGGTCACGGTGCCGGTGAGCTTGCCGCCGGTATCGCTGACCTCGAGCTCCAGCGCCTGGACGACCTCGCTGAAGCTGCGGGTCACCCCCGCGTCGTCCGTGAACGTCTGGTTGAACTTGGGAGTGATCACGCCGAGCCACGGGCCGGTCACCTGGATGTCGATCGCGCCCGGGCGCTGATTGCCCTTGATGACCGGCGGGTCGAAGGTGGGATTGGGAACATCGATACGGAGGGAGCCTTCGAAGCTGAAGACCTCGAGGGTGATTCGCTCGAGCGTGGTCTCGTTCTCCCACGAGAAGCTGGCGACCGTGCGGTTCGGCTCCGAGCTCCCGCTGCGGTTGTTGTCGGGCTTCGTCGTGAACGTGACGTTGTAGTCGGCCGCTCCGCAGAAGAAGCAGCTCCTCGTGAGGTCCTTGCACACGGTCGACGTGCTGACGGACGTGTCGACGTCCGGCGTGCGGCAATCCCCCTTGCCGACCCGCTCGGGGTGAAGCTGCGCCGCGAGCGAGAGCGCCTTCTCCACCGCCGCCGCCGCGTCGAGGCGTTTGCCGCCGAGCGACTGGTCACCGAGCGGCTGCGCGGAGTCGAGGAGGATCTTCTTCGCGAGGCCGCCGTCGAGGCCGGGGAGGACGCCGAACAGGAGCGCGGCCGCGCCGCTGACCATCGGCGTCGCGGCCGACGTGCCGAGGAACATCGTCATGCGTCCGTCCGGCAGGGTGGCGAGGACACGTGTGCCCGGCGCCGCGATCGCGACCGTGCCGTGGACGGAGTCGTAGTTCGAGGCCGCGCGCGCGCCCGTCGCCGCGTTGGTGCCCCACACCGCTCGCGCGCCCGATTCGTCGATCGCGCCGACGCAGATCGCGTTGTCGATCTTCGTCTCCTCGTCGAGACGCGCCGCGGAGCAAGGGACGTAGAACGACGCGTCCGTGTCGTCGTTGCCGGCGCCGATGACGAAGAGCGTGTCGGGCGCGGCCCCCATCACGAGGCGATACGTCCGCGCGATGTTGAAGCGCCAGTCCCCCGTGCCGGTGTGCCCGAGAGAGAGGTTTACGACCCGCGCGCCGGATTGCACCGAATACACGATTCCCCAGAAAATGGCGTCGGTGCGGAGGCGCTTCTCCTCCCGCGTGAGCTCGGCCTCCGTGTTCTCGATGACCGCCGTCGGCGCGAGGTCGTGACGGAGACACGTGAGGCCGCCGAGGTAGCCGGTCATGCCGCCGTCGCCGTTGGGGCCGGCGATGATCGACGCGACCGCGGTGCCGTGTCGAACCGACGACGAGTCGTTGGACTCCGTCTTCTTGGGGCGGCGATCGCGCGCGCCCGCGAAGACGAGGAACGGGAAGCGCTCCCGCTCGACCTTGCCGTCCAGGATCCCGACGACCACGTGCTCGAGGGGATAGTTCTGCGTGTAGAGCGTATTCCACGCGCGCGGGAGCCCGACGCTCTCGTATGCCCATTTGCCGTTCGCGCCGATCGGCGCGTCGGCGGCGACGTCGTAGAGGTCGTGGAAGCTCTCCGCGCCGGTCAGCTTCTCGAGGTCGGTGTCGGCGGGGCGCTCCGGCGCGAGGGCTCCGCTGTCTACTTCGATGTCGCGGTTCACCGCGCGGACGGCGGGATCGGCCGCGAGCTGGGCCATCTTCGCGTCGAGGCCCGTGAGGTCGGCCGCGTCCGAGAACGAGACCATGTAGAAGCCGGCGAACGCGATCGCGCCGATCGTGTCGCCGCCGTACCTCGCGAAGAGCTGCCGCGCGTCGTCGAGGCGCGTGCTCTCGTCCGCGAGCGAGACGAGGAGGACTCCACGCACGTACCGCGTCCCGTCCGGCGCCACGTCGACGGGCGGCTGAGCGTCGTCGCTCGGGATGAGCACGTCGTCGAAGAACTTGTTCGCGACGCACGCGGTCCCGACCTTGCGCTCCGCCGCTCCGCAGCTCACGACGGTGAGGTCGCCCGCCGGCGGCGCTCCCCCACCGCCGCCCGAGCCCCCGCACGCGAGAAATATCCCCACCGGCCCGAGCCCGAGCCAAAGTCGCCGCAACCCCATCGTCGAAACGTAGCAGTCGCCGCGGAAGGCTCGGTCGACGAATCGACCACGGCGTCCTACCGACCGAGCACGAACGCGAACGCAAACACAAACACGAACACGGCGAACAGGAGCGCGCCCGTGACCGCGAGCGCGCTCGTCGCGGGGCGCCGCCGTCGCTCGATCTTCGCGGTCTTCGTCGACGTGACCGCGTCGAGCTCGGCGGCGAGCTCGGCGGCGCTCGCGTAGCGAAAGCGTGGCGAGCCCTGGAGACATCGCGCGATGACGTCGTCGAGCGCGGGCGGGAGCTCCGGCCGCCGCGCGCGGGCCGGGACGTACGACGCGACGGAGGTCGCGTGGAGCACGGGCGGGAACGGGTTCTCTCCCGTCAGGCAGCGATAGAGGAGCACGCCGGCGGCCCAGATGTCCGAGCGTGCGTCGGCGTCGTGACCGTCGCGGAGCTGCTCGGGCGGCATGTACCCCGGCGTTCCGAAGACGTCGCCGGTCTCCGACGCCTGCCGCGCGGCGCCGTCGGACTTCGCGAGCCCGAAGTCGACGAGCTTCACCGCGAAGCCGGCGCCGCGACGCGTGACCATGACGTTGCTCGGCTTCACGTCGCGGTGAATCACCCCGCACGCGTGCGAGGACGCGAGCGCGTCGCAGAGGCGCGCGATGAGCGAGACGGCCTCGTCGACCGGCAGCCGTCCCTTGCGCTTCAGGCGGGCGCCGAGCGTCTCGCCCTCGACGAGCTCCATGACGATGAACGGGAGGCCCATCTCGTTCGTGCCGACGTCGATGACGCGCGGCGCGCCCCGACCGTCGAGCCGCGCCATGAGGTGGGCCTCCTGGAGGAAGCGGACGACCGCGTTCGCGTCCGGGGCGAGCCAGGGATGGAGCGTCTTCACCGCGAGGTCGCGCTCGAGGACCTCGTCCCGCACCGCGACGACGGAGCCCATCCCGCCCTCGCCGACCTTGCGGAGGAGCTTGTACCGCGCCGGCGCGGGCGCCACGACGGGGGCGGGCGCGACGTCACGCGAGCGGGTGAGGCAGCCCTCGACGTCCGCGAAGAGCGACCGGCACGCGGCGCAGCTCTCGAGGTGCTGGCGATGGCGCGCGAGGGTCCCGTCGCCGCCGAGGCCCTCCACGAGCTCGAGGAGCTGCTGGTCGTCGAGGCATGCGTCCTCGTTCGTCCATGGGTGTCCGCTTTCGTTCGCCCACTCCGAGCGCGTGAGGATCCAGGTCGCGGACTCCGAAATCGTGGGGATGGTGGACGAGTCGAGGGATTGCAACCGGGCTCCGTGGTTCCTTGGGTCGGGCACTGCCCTTGCTGCACGGGAGGGGCCAGCATGAACGCGGTGACCCAACGGACGGAAGCGGGGGCCCACCCGGCGCTCGCGCGCGCGTGGGAGCGCGCCCGTGCTCGCTGGCCGCGCGTCCAGCTCGAGCTCGTCACGTACGCCGACTTCGTCCTCGCGCGCGCGCAAGGCGATCTCGAGCGGCGCGCGCTCGAGGACCTCTACCTCGCGTGCGCGTGCGTCGGGCGCGACGAGCACGCCCTCGCCGTGCTCGACGCCGACATCCTGTCCAACGTCGCCGAGTTCGTCGCGACGGTGAGCCGTGAGGTCGTCTTCGCGGACGAGATCCGGCTCGAGCTGACGACGCGCCTGGTGCTCGGCCACGACGGCGGCGCGCCCAAGCTCCTCGCGTACACGGGGCGTGGTGCGCTGGCCGGCTTCGTCAAGGTCGCGGCCCTGCGGCTCGCGCAGACGCGACGGCGCTGCGCGAGGACGACGGAGCCGCTCACCGGCGAGGAGGCGCTCGTCGGCGCGAACGCCGAGCTCCTCCTCACGCGGCGCGTCCAGGCCGACGCGTTCCGGAGCGCCCTCCGCGCCGCGCTCGGCGCGCTCGAGCCGATCGGCCGCGCCGTCCTCAAGGCCCGCTTCCTCGACGGCCTCTCGCTCGAAGAGGTCGCCGCCGCGCATCGCATCAGCCGCGCGACCGCCGCGCGCCGCATCGTCGCGGCCCGCGCCGCGGTCGTCGCCTCGATGACGCACCTCTTGCGCGATCGCTACGGGACGGAGGCGCCGGCGCCGGCCGCGCTCCTCGCCGACGTGCACAGCGAGCTCTCGCTGCGCCTCGGCGACTATTTCGAAAAAGGCTGAGACGGATCGCGAGCCGCGGTCGTCCTCCCGCCGGAGGATCGACGATGCCTGCTCTCCGCTTCCTGCCGTGCGGCATTTTTCTGGCGCTGCTGTGTCTCCCCGCGTGCACGGTCGCGCCCGAGCTCGAGGAGGAGGAGCCGGCCTCGACGGAGTCGGCCTACTTCGGGACGATCCCGGACATGGTCCCGATCTCCGCGCCCGCCGGCGCGGTCGCGTCGTGGGCGCAGCCCGACTCGGAGGGCGCGTTCGATCAGTACGGCTATTGCGGCGCGACGGCGGCGTCGAACCTCCTTCGCTGGTACGGCAAGGAGGTCGCTCCGCGCCGGGCGATCGACGACGGCTGCTGGAGCTACGTCGGGACGACCCCGTCGACGCTCGCGGCGTACCTTCGCGACAAACACTCCGAGCTCGACTGCAGCTACCGGACGCTCGACTTCTACGCCGACGGGCTCGCGACGCTGCGGCGGTCGCTCGAGGCGGGGCGGCCCGTCATCATCCAGTTCATGACGGGCTCGCTGAACGCGCACTGGGTCACGGCGATCGGCGTCCGCGGAGCGGGGGACGATCCCGAGATCGTCGTCATGTCGTGGGCGGGCTTCTACACGCTCCAGTGGTCGCGCCTCCAGGACGCCTGGCGCCGCGCGTGGGGCGGCTACTACCCGCACGTGATCTGCGACGCGGTCTCTCCGCTCGCCGCGGCGCTCCACGTCGACCGGTAGGTCACCGACCGCCGTGATAGGCTCGCGCGTCGTGGGCCGGTGTGTCGTTGCGGTTCTCTTCGTGCTCGCGCTCCCTTCGTGCCTCGGCGGCAACGCGCCGTGGGCGGAGAGTCGACCGTCGAGAGTCGGCTCCACGGAGACGTGCCGCTCGTGGTCGTGAACGACACGAGCCACACGATCTCCTCCATCACCGTGAGCTCGGACGGAGGTCAGATCGACATCGTCTCGCACGGCGCGAGGGTCCCTCCGGGCGAGCGAGTGAGCGCGTCGCTGAAGCCGAACACCTACGCCGTGACCATTAGCGCGGTGCGCGCGGGGATCCTCCATACCGAACGTATTCCGCTTCGCGGCGCCACCGAGCTCGTGGTCCAGGAACGCGCGGCCGCGGCGGCGCCCGCGGCGGCGGGTTTCACTCAGCTCGTGCGGGTCTCGGACGTGGTGGCCCGGGAAGCGAAGGAAGCCGACCGCGCGAGCAAGCGAGCGGAGGCCGAGGCGGACTGCGCCAAGTCGATCCCGCAGAGCGTGGCGCCGTCACCCGGGAAGACCAAGATCACCGGGAAGTGGACGTGCAACTACGGCGGTGCGCGCGAAGGCACCGACTGGGTGAACCTCGTGCAGCTCGCCGATGGGAAGATCACCGCGACCATCGCCGTCGGTGTGGATCGCGGCGCGACGTGGGAGGGAGCGGTCGTCCACGACGAGCTCCGGTTCCGGTTCTCCCGCGTCACCTCCGGCGGCGTGCTCAAGATCGATCCCGGCGGTCGCGCGCTGACGGGCGAGGGCCAGAGCTTCGCCGACGGCCAATGCCATCGCTGGACCCTCACGTGCACGCGCTGACCGCGCTCTAGCGCGTCACGTCGACGAGCACGCGGAGGCGCTTCGAGGGCGACGCCTTGCTCGTCCGTGTCTTCTTCGTCATGAGCGTGACCTCGACCACGTGCGAGCCGACCCTCTCGTCGTCGATCTTCCAGAGGAGCTCTCGCCCGATGGGGCCGCGCGAGATGAACGTGAGCGGTTCGCCAAGCGAGCATCCGGGCGCGAGCACGTACTCGTCGAGGAAGTCTTCCGGCAATGGGGTGAGGATGCCCAGCGTCTGACCGACCCTCACGCTGCCCCTCGCTTGGTCGGCCAGCGAGATGCGCACGTCGGGAGCCTCATCCAGAGCAACGGACGCCGCGGGCGCGGCCGACGACGCGGCGGGCGGGGGCGACGACGCGGCGGGCTCGACCTGGGCGGCGGAGTCGGTTGAGCCGGAGGCCGAGACCTGCGCCCTCCCACAACCCGCGACGAGCGCGAAGACGGCGACCACCGCTGCCGGACGTGACGTCATGCGCATCGCGGGATGCTACGC includes these proteins:
- a CDS encoding S8 family serine peptidase encodes the protein MGIFLACGGSGGGGGAPPAGDLTVVSCGAAERKVGTACVANKFFDDVLIPSDDAQPPVDVAPDGTRYVRGVLLVSLADESTRLDDARQLFARYGGDTIGAIAFAGFYMVSFSDAADLTGLDAKMAQLAADPAVRAVNRDIEVDSGALAPERPADTDLEKLTGAESFHDLYDVAADAPIGANGKWAYESVGLPRAWNTLYTQNYPLEHVVVGILDGKVERERFPFLVFAGARDRRPKKTESNDSSSVRHGTAVASIIAGPNGDGGMTGYLGGLTCLRHDLAPTAVIENTEAELTREEKRLRTDAIFWGIVYSVQSGARVVNLSLGHTGTGDWRFNIARTYRLVMGAAPDTLFVIGAGNDDTDASFYVPCSAARLDEETKIDNAICVGAIDESGARAVWGTNAATGARAASNYDSVHGTVAIAAPGTRVLATLPDGRMTMFLGTSAATPMVSGAAALLFGVLPGLDGGLAKKILLDSAQPLGDQSLGGKRLDAAAAVEKALSLAAQLHPERVGKGDCRTPDVDTSVSTSTVCKDLTRSCFFCGAADYNVTFTTKPDNNRSGSSEPNRTVASFSWENETTLERITLEVFSFEGSLRIDVPNPTFDPPVIKGNQRPGAIDIQVTGPWLGVITPKFNQTFTDDAGVTRSFSEVVQALELEVSDTGGKLTGTVTAHGDLGGTFTATMKEVTYRESGGCE
- a CDS encoding serine/threonine protein kinase, with product MQSLDSSTIPTISESATWILTRSEWANESGHPWTNEDACLDDQQLLELVEGLGGDGTLARHRQHLESCAACRSLFADVEGCLTRSRDVAPAPVVAPAPARYKLLRKVGEGGMGSVVAVRDEVLERDLAVKTLHPWLAPDANAVVRFLQEAHLMARLDGRGAPRVIDVGTNEMGLPFIVMELVEGETLGARLKRKGRLPVDEAVSLIARLCDALASSHACGVIHRDVKPSNVMVTRRGAGFAVKLVDFGLAKSDGAARQASETGDVFGTPGYMPPEQLRDGHDADARSDIWAAGVLLYRCLTGENPFPPVLHATSVASYVPARARRPELPPALDDVIARCLQGSPRFRYASAAELAAELDAVTSTKTAKIERRRRPATSALAVTGALLFAVFVFVFAFAFVLGR